In Carassius gibelio isolate Cgi1373 ecotype wild population from Czech Republic chromosome B13, carGib1.2-hapl.c, whole genome shotgun sequence, one genomic interval encodes:
- the nkx1.2la gene encoding NK1 transcription factor related 2-like,a: MLEYQESGAKTTPGHRISFSIIDILDPKKFTSKKSHAVSEKEFRNRASSSESTEFGSLEESPEHEGSFSSSKNKENRSADEHQSCVRLHPPDPDVDLDSSASLRNVRSGFSPSEEPDEADEKRMSPAPDDVSRQRRRRSDHSCAKPRRARTAFTYEQLVALENKFRATRYLSVCERLNLALSLSLTETQVKIWFQNRRTKWKKQNPGAESSLQPGTNISQTCGSTSALHPPFSTGNVIFHSGPVHLASSGGILHPFLPDGFLQPAFFPPHL; encoded by the exons ATGCTTGAATATCAGGAGTCCGGAGCGAAAACAACACCAGGTCATCGGATTTCATTTTCGATTATTGACATATTGGATCCTAAAAAGTTCACAAGTAAAAAATCACATGCCGTGTCGGAGAAAgaattcagaaatcgggcatcaTCTTCAGAAAGCACAGAATTTGGAAGTTTAGAGGAAAGTCCTGAGCACGAAGGATCGTTTTCCAGCTCCAAAAATAAAG AAAATCGATCAGCTGATGAACACCAAAGTTGTGTCAGGCTCCATCCTCCTGATCCAGATGTAGACTTGGACTCATCAGCCTCGCTCAGAAATGTAAGATCGGGCTTTTCTCCTTCTGAAGAACCGGATGAGGCAGATGAAAAGAGAATGAGTCCAGCGCCGGATGACGTGTCGCGTCAGCGGCGGCGACGCTCTGATCACAGCTGCGCGAAGCCGCGGCGCGCCAGAACCGCGTTCACATACGAACAGCTGGTGGCTCTGGAGAACAAATTCCGCGCAACGCGTTATTTATCCGTTTGCGAGCGACTAAATCTCGCGCTCTCTCTGAGCCTGACCGAAACCCAAGTCAAGATTTGGTTCCAGAACCGAAGGACCAAGTGGAAAAAGCAAAACCCTGGCGCAGAGAGTTCCCTGCAACCCGGCACGAACATCAGCCAGACCTGTGGGTCCACATCAGCCCTCCACCCGCCATTCAGCACCGGGAACGTCATCTTTCATTCTGGTCCAGTGCACCTGGCATCTTCCGGTGGGATTTTGCATCCGTTTTTGCCCGATGGCTTTCTCCAACCAGCATTCTTCCCCCCTCACTTATGA